Within Anopheles ziemanni chromosome 2, idAnoZiCoDA_A2_x.2, whole genome shotgun sequence, the genomic segment CTAAATCAtcatctcgcttacgttttTCGCACCGGATAGGAACACTTGCACCGTACGTGCATATCGGGACAGCCACTAGAGTTGAAGAACACAATACTAAATGGAGTTTTCCGACCGACCGTGCGTGGGTAGTTCGTCACTGTGGCAGCAAAGTGGAACCATCATCTTCCGCTGAAGGGGATATCGTAACCGTATGTGTACTCCGATaccgaaaacaacacaacctCGCTCGCCACCGTACGGTTCGCTTCTGTCTGCCGCTTGGCCAACTGCGACTCGCGCTGTCATAAACATCAGCCGTTTCGCGGTAGGTACATCCATCAGCTCGCGGCAACCAGCGCCACCACGACCACcaccattcatatcgcagTAGGCCAACAATCGTGCCGAGAGTGGCGAGAACCGCGCGATCCGCTCGGGATCAATTTGGGGGGAGCGTTGGTTTCATTCGCTTGGCATCTCACCTACTTGGACCCAGCGGAAGCATTGCGATCGGGTCTTACGAGCGTAGCCACGTTGACGCTCATTGCGGCTTTGAAGAAGATCGCTCTGAGAGCTCTGTTCAGCCAACATCTCTCTGTTCGAGATCATCACGGTTTATGCTGCTTGCTTCAAACATCATATTGTATTTTCCCCACCAACCCAACGGTTGAGAAACGATCACGAACACGCTTGCAGGTGAACAGTGAGAAAAGTTATAGCAGTTCAAGAACATAATAACAAACTCATTCGATTGAGTAGCCGAATGTTGCGCACAATAAACGACAGGTTATTCAAAGAAATATTATAGAAGAACTGGACAAAACCGAATTTTCGATACACTTCACGGATAGAGTTGAGTTGAGTAAattattatatttgtttttccggTATGTTTACCACAACTGAATTGCGTTGTATACGTAAATTGTATTATTCTTCGACGCGCATGTGATGATTACTTGCACAAAACGGTTTTATATTGTACTCGTTTTTTCACGACCAGGTTTTTATTATCAGTGCATCATCCAAACTCTGATttacagcaaaacaaattccatGAACGTCGTCAATCGTTGATAGCTGATGAGTCTTATGAACATAGGAGGTTACGTTTCCACTGAAGAGTCCCTAATCTGTGTTGTTAGACGTGTTCACCATCCGGCAACGTTCCATCCAACATCGCTCTACGCAGCTGAATTAGGACTAGCAACACATAAGCATTTATGCCTAATTTCGGAACAGGAATAAAAGGAATCTCGTTTAGGACTGACTAGTTATGCAGCATAAGTTAGAGTAATGGACTTACCACAAACCACAATCATTATCATCGTGCTTGCAAAGTTTAGGCTGATGATGAATATAACTAAACCGATTGCTTGAATTATAAAGCCTAGGCCTACAAACACAATGCACATCGTGATACAGAAACGAATCCTCTGTTGTTGGAAGAGATTAAACATTCATCAAACTACATTCATCGAGACAGCTTAATTATATGTGCAGCACTAACCTTCAGGAAGCCAACCCAGTAGATGATCGCAAATATGGCGCTCATTAGACCACTGTAGAGGATGCCCATTCGTGCGTTCTTGTAAAGTTCGGCTTTAAAATATACAGCCCATCAATGgttgaagagaagaaaaaatgattGAATCACTACACTTTCTTCCCACATGGTTTCAGCTTACTGTACTTACCATGCTCGGGAGGAACAGGCAGTTGATCCCAAATGCTGCTGAACAATAATGTGACGATGGTATCTATTGTGACAATTGCGCCTACGAAGTAAGCATGTGttcgaatgttgttggaaaaatcaaaaagtgCCATCGTAAAGCTGGGACCAGAAACTCTCCTGTGTAGCAATGTCCAAAAGGCGTACCGAACACTACGATGTTCCACCGTTAACTGATCGGTAGTTTCGTAGCGCACAGATCTGGACCCGTACTGAAGAATCTAGTATTGTTTTGGTGTAAGTGTCCAGTGTTGGAATGTCTACGTACATACGGCAAATCACGTTGGAATTCATAAAAAACGTGCATTACAAACCGTTCAAACAATCGAATTGTCTGtatgatttataaaaaataggCAAAAGCTAGGATTATTACTTCTGTATTGAGTTTACACACGCTTTTTAAACCAATATTGatgagaaaaagggaaaaaatagcTATTACttttaataacaaaaattgTACGAGCTCAACTAACAACATTGACTAGGAACATAGGGGTTCTATTTTGACTTGGAACATATTTAACGATTTAGGTTTAATCCAAATAGAATATACTGACACCAAGCTAGTCCGGATGCGTTATTATACGgatgtaaaatatttatgtttacgACAAACGATCTGCCAGGGTGGAGTTGTCGGAATAGACGGAATCCAAAATTGGTTCACAAAAAAGTAGCTTTCTGAACAGAGGTGAAACGTTGAAGAGTGTGCACCTTGCAACATGTTACTCCCTCTAGTTTTGAGCACGGGAACTACGTATGTGAACTGTGGTACAACATAATATCAACGTTTGCGAATCGTGACATACGGTGAGTTGTGGTTTTAGCAGCATCGGTAACCCAAACTTGAGTAATGTTCAGAACGTTAGTAACCTACAAATATGCGAAAAATTATCTTGTGTTAAGATTGTGAAGATTTGTGTTTTAGAACCGCACCAATGgaattataaaaatgagtgtACATATTCTGTTAATGTTTCTTTCTAACAAACTTATGTACGATTGAAACATACAGTCCATAGTTCAATGCAGCAGAGAGTGTAATTGaatcaaaacattattttttctccttGATTGCCGTTTCAGGCACTTACCATCCTTAGGaagaataggaaaaaaaaaaatccaaaagcaACAAGCGGACAATAGTGTGTAGTGTCGTAGTCATGCCTACGAAATTTCCATTTATTCTAATGTTGTTACCGAAATTTCAAATTGCGTTTTATTTGAAACTGAAATATGGTGGtcattgttttattgtttatttttgaaatgttcgaTTTTGCGACGTTAAACGTTTACAGCATTCTGGTACGACTCATTCAACTTCGCTCTACGCAGCTCAGCCATAACGTGCCAAAAGTAACCATTGATACCTAATTTTTAGTAGGAGgagagaaaatgaaataaaatgataacCTCGTGGACGTGCTGGCTATGCTGTATGGACTGATGCTGTTGGACTTACCTAAGACGATAAGCATGTGAACCATGCCATAGACGTTTACAGTGACAATATCTCCAATCAAACATAAAGCTGCTAGTGTGAATTGGAGACCTACGTACACCATACATATCAGGAGGCAGAAACGGATTctctgttgttggaagaaagcattcgttaaatttcaaacaggGACAGCTAGTGTTTATGTGTATCACCAACCTTGACGAAGCCAATCCAGTATAAAATGGTTATTATCAGTGCCACCAGATCGACATAAAGACGAATCTTTTGCATCTTATTGAAGATTTCAGCTGTCAAAAATATAGCCCATCAAATATGTGTAAGATGAAATATTTCTGATTTTAAAATCCATTTTTTACACTTTCTAATCCTTCATGAAGAACTTACCATGCTCTGGAGAAACGGCTTCTCTATCCCCAAATGCAAGATACGAGACGCTGACAATGGTTTCCAGCGCCAAAATAACACCCACAACGTAACCATGTGTGCGAATGTTCTTCGAGATATCGAATGCGTTTGAATGTGCCATCGCAAATGGAATAGAAACTCTCTCGCGCACTAAAGATCAAACCGAAAACTACACTCCGAACGCTCTGATGTCCCGTAGTTGACTGATCATTAAATAAGTACGCGTTTAAAGCTAGACCCTGTTTCAAGACTGGCACAATGTTGTGGTATTAGTGTCAAATGGTGGGTTATTTTGTGGTGGGGGTGGGGATCGTTGGAGCTATCACTATTAAAGCTTCAATGTATATGGCGGTTGTTGATCAAGGACGTACGTTTCGTTGTACTGCTACTACCTTAGTGTTTAGTAATAAAAATCTCCCTGGTTTaagatggaggcgcctagtagaTGGTAAACTACATTCGGGCAATCCTCTTTAAAATGGGAAACGACGGGACTACCATCGTGGTGAGGCTTTCGGCTTGATGGATCTGAATAATTACAcagaatatatatttttagttATTTCATTCCTGTGAAtcttatttttgatttttttttcaatggatATTGGCCATTGAGCATTTATATTGATTTAGCAAGAGTTACTTAAAATTTCTTGAAACAGCTGTGTACGCTGTGTCTTGAAACGGCGGGGTGACCAtgagaaataaattgaacacgCTGTTATCTTCGTAACAATACGCTGCGCGACTGTGCCAACATGAACGCAGCAATGGCCTTGAAAGATTTCCTTCATCTTGACCTCACTCTGGCACGCTTGAAGATTGCAACATCTTCATCTTCGTGACTGCTCTTCGCTACTACTCGTGCTTACACACAGACATAGTAACATGGTGGGACGCAACCAACGAAGGGTTTCGTAGCTTAATAAAAACCGCTAGAGCAACCGGCGTTTTTCAAAAGGCGGTGCATTTCTGCGTGAGTGCTTAAAGTGCGTATAGCTCATAGGAAACTAGTAACTAATACTAAGAGGTCGTAAACTAGGATGGgttttaaagatgcttgagtTCGTAAGAAACGTTtgtggtttaaaaacatactattcaaattatgttttgtttgcactTAACTAAACAGCAAAGCTACAACAATGATAAGCGGCTTGCTAGTGGCATAAGTCGTGTGTTAGTACTACTTCCTAATGTTGTTATATCCTAACTTCCAAAGGCCATTACATGATACAAACCTACTTCTTTAATGCGGGCTGCCTGAAGGTTATCGGGAGCATAccaaatttatatttaaaaaaattgacttCCGTGCTGTCTACATTTTGTGTCTGCTAGAAGGATTACACAACTTTGTGTATACAAACTCATTCAAATACactaaatcaaaaacacataatgtaaaaatgcaattttatCGGTACACCAAGCACGTTTGTTAAACAATGATACATCAGAGCAGAGACTTCAACACACATGGTCCTTTCTTTCCATCGCCATGTTGCtggtgattattttatttttgtcttaGTGATTTAGGATTTTTTGGCAAAGACTCATTCGAAGTTTGTTTCCACATCTGAGCTAAGACTCGCAGCTTGTATGCAGTGATAACTAATTAGGTTCGGAGCAGGAAGACATGGAATACATGAAAACGACAATGATATGCTTATTCTACCCTTGCTGAATTCGCAACATGGCTTTGCTACTCGACTTACCAAAAGCGATAAGTGTTGTGGTGCTGAGTCTGACGATTCAACTGACCAACGCAACATAGAAGGCTACTCTTGCATAATAAGCAATAGCACACACCAGATTTATCGagtgacaaaacaaaaatctcggTTTCGGAGACTTCCCGCTTCTTCTTCCCAGCGGCTTGAAGCTGCTCTATCGTCTCAAATCGTTATTCCCGGAACGGTCTTTCATGTTTGTCTAACACTGGAAGTGGGATAGCGCCAAATTGGGAGAATACGTTGATTGTTGAACGATATGAGTTGAGTTTTAGCCGAAATGATCATAGAGAACGAGTGCAGTGTGAGACAAATTTCGGCCACTGTTCAGATTGGACGCGTTCGAGGCCCACAACATCCTTGCAATTTATATTAACTGACCCTCTCAATATGGCAATATCATCATCAAGATCTTTAACCGCTAACCTACGGTTTTCCAATACCAAATCTGAATCTTCTACTGGACGTTGGCGTTCGCAGGTTCCGGCCTTCGTCTGCGACACATCCAGCTTCTGCACACTTATTCGTCTtctttggcgtaacgaccgtcttCGACCATACCTTCCTTATTAAGTGATGATTAGACTTGTGTCCCTTTGCGATCGTGGCTAGTCAGTTCTCTCGCAACAGGAGAGGGTCCAATGGATTTCGAAACTACACCATATCATACACCAATGCATGTTTTGACTTTTAATGCGTAAACAATTCACCAACGAAAAGAAACTAACAAAACTTACCTTCAAACAAActataaacaaacaacgtaTATGTGTCGTTATCACTTTTACACTCTCATTAAGGTTAATGCTTTATTTGTAAAGGTTAATGCTCTTCCTCCATTTCCGCTCGTTGCTCGTCTGGGACTCTCTGTTCTTCGAGACGTTCGAAATTCTCCACGCAGCTCGACATTGGAGTATTCAACATCGACTCACTCAGTTGGATCACCACGAGCATTTTATACGCGTGAAAAGCTTTTACAGAACACCGTGAAAGAGACAGAATTAAATCATCAATTACTGATTGTTTAAAGATTGCCCAACACATCGGCTTAGCGCTACAATACATACCTAAGCTGACTAACGATAAAACTATAACCGCAACTTGTGAATGAGAGAATATCGCTTTGTACCAAAAACCGATATGGCCCAGCAAATGCAGAACCAAGAATAGCAGGAAAACTGTGAGACACCCTCGAACTCTCTGTTGGTGGAAGTAAAAAGTAAAGCATTATTTACGAAGTTATGACAATTACGTCATAACGTTTGCTAGAAGCTAACGGACTTCTAGTTTGTGGGTATTTCCTGAATGGATATTTCCTGAATTCCTTGACCGTAAAGGCTGTTTCCGGTACCTAGGAGTGCTCCTTGACTTGCAGTTGAACTCCCACGATCAGCTGGAACTCTTCGTCGTTAAGGGCAACTAGGTGATTCATCTGCCTACGCGCGTGTTCAAGTCGGATCCAGTGGCGCACCTTGAATCGATCCAGCGAAAAGCTGCACGGCTGGCAATACGCTTCTGGAGGGTCGAGGTTGACTGCAATGGACGATGCGCGCTACTTGGGCTCGACTCGCTGAGACAACGTAACTGTAGCGCGCAGAAATTGTTCGTTGCGGTGCGCCAGAGCTTCTTTATAGACTCTGCTTATTCATTCCAGCGAGAACACTCCGTGCTGGAAAGTTGCTTGACGTTGCGGGTTCGTCGTACCCGCTTTGGCTCCTCAGATCCGTTACTTGTGGCTGCCGCgagtttaatgttgtttgtgaTCGTTTCGAACCAGACATGTGGTGATCCCCGTTTTTGTGTTGTATTCGTTGGCTACAACCTATCTTCCGCTGGCGTTCAGTTAAAATAAGGCTTTGTATCATACTACGGATGGAAAAACCGAACGATCCAAAACATGTCGCGGCATGCGTGCATGTGAAGGTATGGGCAAAGAAAAATGTCCATGCTGGCAGCGGGCCTCGCTTGGGTCACTCGTAGGGGCATCTAATCGTTTTAATAACGGGTGCCAAAATTCAAGGCGATAAACAGTTGCTAAAACGattagcagaaaaaaaaaccaaccaacacaacGTGGAAAACACAACGTACGAATGTGGTATTCCCAATAGACTGGGTTATCAGTAACAAACTTGATCATATTGAAAGTAAATTTTGGAATTATGGGGTTATCAACAATAAACTCGAAAACATTGCTGGTAAACCCTTTCGTGTCATTTCCCTGATTGGTATGTTTActataaattaaactaaataCAATTGATACTCTGACTACGTCCTTGGAGGTTCTGGTGGTGCATTCTCGTCGGAAATCGTACACTTCTttaggctggtgtcagtgTATGCAAATTTATCTGACGACAAACTTGGATTTCATAAAACCATGGCAAAGATGGTCCGTTggatttcaattaaaacttaAACTAAAGTTAAAAAATGATTTGTAACACAAGGACGTACCATAAGGAATCCAACCCAGAAGAAAATAGTAGATATTGACAGGAAGACGGTTGCACAAACCGAAATTTCTCGAATGTAATCGCAAGATGCCTCTGTACAAAGAACAGGGAAGGAGGTTAGGCAAAAAACTGAGATTTatgaatagttttttttctgaaaactTACTCAgttgtgaaaataaatgatgGTCGTGAATTTCCGTCAGCAACAGCAACGGGAGAAAGGTAGCAATAGACTCAGAAACGCCAACGACGTAAGCGTGCGTTTTGATAGactttgaaaaatcgaatacaCCATTTATAAGCACCATCGTGAAgatcactttcactttcactaacTTTGCCTCCGTACTCTGCGACTTCTCGAAGTGAACTGATTGCGAAATGAATTACATTAGCCGGCACATCCACTGCCGCGTCCTGGCGTGACGAGGCTACATCGATGTTTATAAAAGCAGTTCTAGTATTGGTGTCGGGTTGTATGCCACCCCTGTTCGGGGAATAATTCCAACTTAAGGTTGCTTGACCTAGCCGAGACGTGCTAATATTGAATATCTCAAGGTCGGCTTTCAGACAACACTTACCTTGAATGTGACTGCGATAAGGAGATTTACATATCAAACGCGCTCCGGCAAATCGACCGCTACTACAGCTGGATTATGTTGATAAATGCGGACGGGTAGTGTAGTGTTCTGCAGTTCTTTTAATGCCTACACCTTGCCCTTTACTACGCACCTATAATAGATGATCTCTTCGATCACTGTTGGCTTCGTGTGGTCCAGGCAGTGCTTCGTATGACCTCATGGTTGATAGTGGTTTCGCCTCCAACATGTCATAGAAAGAGTCACTGCATAAATGTGGCACTTCCTCGAGTGGGCAACCTCGGTGAGGATTGCAAAAAGCCAAGGCAGCTTGGTTATTGCCCGcgttcatttcctttttctcagTATTACTATAGGATTATTACTAAAACACATCCGGCGTTTCTCAGTCAATCTGAAGAccgtgaagtttttttttccttagcGTCTACCATTTGCTTCCAGTTAAGTGAAACGTCAACGGTATTTAGCTCTGCATAAATAATTCGCGGTTAAGTTCATCAATCTTAAGGACATCAACCCCGTCCCCGAGTAATTTGAGCGAACAGCTACGCAATAGAAAAGATCGTTATTCGAAGCGGTTTGAATGAGCAATTAGTAAAGCGAACACAATTAATAAGGATTTGTCATAGGAGCAAGATACGGAAGCGTTTCAGACATACTTCAGTTTATTTATACGCGCAGCTCAAGCATTACCGAGAGCAAGTTGAAAAAGAGATTCTGACAGacaagagaaaagagaaaaaactaCACATTTGTGTCATCATCACTTTGCATGCACTCTTATAATGCAATGCCTAGTTTTCACTAACATTACATTTTCTCGCTCTTCCTTTCCGCCTTCTGCTCTTCTGGAGCTCTTTTTTCTTCGAGACGTTCGTAATTGGTCATGAAGATGGGCATTGAAACCTTCAACATCGATTCACTTAGTTGGAACACCATGAGTTGCCGATACACAGGATAGGTTATTCGTAAACATCATAGAAGCCCGATCATcgaattttaaatttcggaatttttcaaatgttatttTGTCGAATGATGGGCTGAACAAAAGAGTTGAAAAACATCACTTAAAGGTAGGATAAAAGGTTTCGTAACCGTTAAAGAAAAAGGGTATTGTTGCAATTGCTTTATGGCTGTGGTAATAAAAACCAATGATTTCTACTAAACGTCCTTAACGGCGATTTAAAACTTTCACTGTTTTATTCCGATCTGACGACTAcaggaaaagaggcattttcTTCACGCGCGCTTAGTTTTATACCGGTGTACGCACGTCGGCCCCGCACCCCTGGCTTAGCCCGAAGATTATTGGAATATTTCGGCGGCTCGTGGGACGGAGCGTTACGAGCGTTACGCGCTGGTAACAGCTATAATTGTtcataatggaggcgcctagtaccTCTAGAAATGCACCAAAGGTGTAGAAATACCATAAATATACTGCATAACATGCCCTTATTGGTCAACTTATGCTTGCAAAATGACAAATTTCAGCAATGAAGCATaggtttttgaaaattaatggGAGCAGCCTTCCACCACATAGGAGAATCCGTTTGCGATGATGTCGGTCAGTAACGGAATTGTCTATCGCAACGTGATTGCCAAACCACATTCATAACATCAAAATCATCGTAGGACATCTTAACGTGTGTTTAGTTGGCGTAGATTACAAAAAATGGGAAATCGTTGAATGATCATCCAACCATGATTAATTTGTTGACTCTTATCAGCTAACTTTTGTAACTAGTGCAGTGGACTGGCGTGACTGGTTCGAATAGGGTCAACCGAAATGGCGGTAAGATGAATGGAATAAGACAGCCAGCTGACTCATTTTTATCGAAGAAACCCGTCGGTTGTTCATTttacagtttatttttaaaaagctaCCATAGTTCACACTTACAATCGTGATCACACGTAATAAAGACAACTCCTTCGCATGGGCTTTTTCATTATTTGACTTTTAGTTGCTTTAATAGTTTTATGGATTCGGCATTTCATATGAGATCGCGAGATTCCAATTGCGCCAAAGAACCACTCCGTATCGATTGTATCAATTGAATCACCACAAGACACTCGTACCCCATTGCCACTGTTTCGGAACATagcgaaacaagaaaaaaggttTTGATGTTAGAAAAGGGTTAAGCTTTATGATGATAAAAAGCTGCAGCTTACCTAACACGAGTAGCGTTCCAATAGCATCCATGACATTCAGACTGATGATATGGCCGAACACATGATACAGTCCACTTATTATTAGCAGTATtttaaataccaaaaatgcAACAAGACACCTCGAATTTCTCTATTGTATGATAAGAGCAAGAGAAAGGAATATGTACttcaatgaatttataaaaaagagCACAAGACGGTGATACGTACGTTTCGGCGGCCAATCCAATACAAACATGCAAACAGTACAATGAGGAGCAAACCAAAGATTAATGATATTGTACTAACTGTGGAATATAAACGAATAAACGATGGAGAAATGAGTTGAGGTACACATCGATATTGACAGATCCAAAAAAGGTGTTGGAGGTTGTAGGCACTTACTTCTCAAGTCGTCAAGAAAATAACTGACAAATAAATCAACCACAGGTAGTATTAACTCTATAACAGCAACGTAGTAAGCATGTTTTCGAATATTCTTCGAAAAATCGAGTGCTCCTTTAGCAAACGGCATTGTCGTTTTGTTGGATTACTATTGTATGCACAAGTGTTACGAATTCACATCCATTCGCAGTGGCATCCGAGCGTGAACTGATCGTGAGATTTATCAGCACTGAGAATGTGCTCGAGTATTGGCGAAGGACATTATTATAATCCGATGTGCATCAATAGTTGCCGTTCTAAGAAAACTTGCGGTAATGataagaataataataattattattattacaatgtaaaaaatgttaaactttGTTTTCAATACCATGACTATGATGTCAATCTAGTATAGTTTTACCAGACTTTTTCGATCGTAGTTGTACTCCAATTTGCATGCACAATAACTATTCAAGCAATTACATTGTCTAcaccagggatgtcaaacatgcggcccgcgggccacatgcggcccgcaagaccattgggtgcggcccgcgacccctttgaaacattacatcgaaagtttggatccttgagtattggcttatagcaattaccaaaatatttaatgtactttttttcacgaactgcgaattgcaagagaactgaacgaatgtcaatttaaactatttcaatAAGAAAATGATATGCATCCTTGCAGTAaaggttttacacagatttttctagacaagtggataaatagtgtttatagaaaacaaacgtttctatactacaagaccattccaaacaaaataacaaatgcggagcaataagctagctattgtaattacaatacctttacttttctaaaatcattaacaaaatacacaatagtgttgaactgcaacatatatttcaataaacttgatttgaattcgttaaaatttggaaaatgattgagcaacaaaccctctcttttactcaaaatttataaattttataaaaagtaatataatatgaaaaaatgtgaaaatgtaaaacatgattgactgttaagataaaaccacattgataagaacatattttcatcactccaatcaactatatggtttggcccgcgagcctattttgggagaaaatgcggcccgctaacctattttgggaggaaatgcggcccgcaaggtgaaacgagtttgacatcactggtcTACACCATGACGTAACAAAATATGGGTCGCAATgttcaaaacattcaaaagctGAGTTATTGCAATAATAAGTAGAGTTTAATAAGAGTTTTATGAGTAGAGTACTTATTTCAggtataaaacaaaataaaaaataagttaaCACACAAAAGCAATTTTATGGTTTAAAAGTATAGAATTCATAGAATAAGTATCAACATTAATTGTGATAAATATAACTTTGATATAATTTATGTTATGTTAAAGTTACtttttggattaaaaaaattCATACTATATTCGCCTTTTCgggttatttttcatcatttggcCCCTTTCAGAAACATGTGCCAACCCCTGGTTTAAAATGAGATTCGTAGAATGTTGAAGAATCtccacaaaagaaaaaatacgagCCAAAATACGAATTTGGGATTTTACAATATTTCACATGATGAGCTGCTTCTTCCTTTGAATAATAAGAAATACCACACCCCTTTTTTGTCAGGCCATATTTTGACCGGCTAGCTTTCGTATCCCAAATTTCCATTAACTTTTACACATTGTGGTGGTGACGTTCTTAATcgctttgaatgtttatacACACATTAGCGTAGGCTTCTAGTAATCGCTGGAGGGCCACTGATAGCGCAAACATAACAATGAGAGTGCCTCAGTGAATGTACTGACCTAGCATGTCTGGTGCTTGATCATCTCTTGAGAAATTGTACTTCAAATAGAAAATAGCTTCTCTTCGGTTGCAGTGGAGATACTTAACGCTGTTCTATCATACACGTGGGATCGAATCCCAACCAAAAGGCAAAAAGAAGCCTTCCTCCACATAGGAGAATCCGTTTGCAATGGTGTCTAAAATACTAGACTAGTGCAGTGGGCTAAAATAGCTGGAGTGACTGGTTCGAATGAGGTCAGCCGGAATGGGGGCAAGATGAATGGAATAAGACAGCCAGCTGACTTATTTTTATCGAAGAAAACCGTCAGTTGTTCATTTTACAGTTTATTTGAAAAGAGTTGCCATACTTGTAACATGCATTTACAGTTGTGATCACTCGTCATAAATACAACATACTTTTTCTTATTTGACTTTCAGTTGCTATCATAGTTTTATGGATTCGGCATTTCACAACCATCGGCAACGGCGAATTCCGATTTCGCCAAAGAACCACTCCGTATCGATTGTATCAATTGAATCACCACTAGCCACTCGTACACCACTATCACTGTTTCGGAACAgaacaaaacgagaaaaaaggttTTAA encodes:
- the LOC131294291 gene encoding uncharacterized protein LOC131294291, with translation MALFDFSNNIRTHAYFVGAIVTIDTIVTLLFSSIWDQLPVPPEHAELYKNARMGILYSGLMSAIFAIIYWVGFLKRIRFCITMCIVFVGLGFIIQAIGLVIFIISLNFASTMIMIVVCGINAYVLLVLIQLRRAMLDGTLPDGEHV